In Pleurocapsa sp. PCC 7319, the following are encoded in one genomic region:
- the hppD gene encoding 4-hydroxyphenylpyruvate dioxygenase, whose product MTTICPIEGFDHLEFYVGNAKQASVFYSTYFGFNPVAYCGLETGERKKTSYVLKQGDIRFVISSALSPNHPIARSVLEHGDTIAIIALAVSNVNTAYQYAVARGAVGAIPPTTQKDESGVFRFAAIHSFGDTLIKFIDRSDYPSNFAPGYIDRVTKSVNSAGLTSVDHVVGNVERGTMNQWVKFFVKTMGFDVRMYFDEQTVSTEYSALMSKVLENGGKTIININEPANGLRKSQIQEYLDFHYGPGIQHLGLATNNIVQTVVRLREAGVEFLPIPQTYYENLEDWVKDINVSVEDLAKLGILVDRDDNGYLLQLFTKPISDRPTLFFEIIERRGSQGFGAGNFKSLFVALEKEQKLRGNF is encoded by the coding sequence ATGACTACTATTTGCCCAATCGAAGGATTCGACCATCTGGAATTTTATGTTGGTAATGCCAAGCAAGCATCAGTATTTTATTCCACATATTTTGGATTTAATCCCGTAGCTTATTGTGGATTAGAAACTGGCGAACGAAAAAAGACCTCCTATGTTTTAAAACAAGGGGATATTCGCTTTGTTATCAGTTCTGCTCTCAGTCCCAATCATCCCATTGCTCGCAGTGTTTTAGAGCACGGAGACACAATCGCTATTATTGCTTTGGCAGTTTCAAATGTAAATACTGCTTACCAATATGCCGTGGCACGAGGCGCAGTTGGAGCAATTCCCCCAACCACCCAAAAAGACGAGAGTGGTGTATTTCGGTTTGCAGCGATCCACAGCTTTGGCGATACGCTGATTAAGTTTATCGATCGCAGTGACTATCCCAGCAACTTTGCTCCTGGTTATATAGACCGCGTTACCAAATCAGTCAATTCAGCTGGCTTAACCTCGGTCGACCACGTAGTAGGCAATGTTGAACGGGGTACTATGAATCAGTGGGTTAAGTTTTTCGTCAAGACGATGGGATTTGATGTGCGGATGTACTTTGACGAGCAAACCGTCTCCACTGAGTATTCAGCCTTGATGTCAAAAGTGCTGGAGAACGGTGGCAAGACCATCATCAATATCAACGAACCCGCAAATGGTTTACGAAAATCTCAAATTCAAGAATATCTCGACTTCCACTATGGTCCTGGTATTCAGCATCTTGGTCTAGCAACCAATAATATTGTGCAGACGGTCGTTCGACTCAGGGAGGCAGGGGTTGAATTTCTCCCGATTCCGCAAACCTACTACGAAAACTTGGAAGATTGGGTGAAGGATATTAATGTCTCAGTTGAAGATCTAGCCAAATTAGGTATTTTAGTGGATCGGGATGATAACGGCTATCTATTGCAGCTTTTCACGAAACCGATTAGCGATCGCCCCACCTTGTTTTTTGAGATCATTGAGCGGCGAGGTTCTCAGGGATTTGGAGCGGGTAATTTTAAATCCTTGTTTGTCGCCCTAGAAAAAGAACAAAAATTACGCGGAAATTTCTGA
- a CDS encoding non-ribosomal peptide synthetase has protein sequence MTIQEYLNPKIFPHQSHFQAPLHTIFERIAREQPNKNAVSFVEEHLTYGELNEKANELAHWLIFKGIKAERCVAVCLRPGWEIIVALLAIQKAGGVYLPIDPDYPKVRIQSIVEDAGVDLTIAQDDVIKNLGDVLVRPYTLQQTKSISDVARRDNPRVDIDEQNTAYIFYTSGTTGQPKGIAINYKSLAYYVLSAISQFGMTPKDTTLTIAKFSFSISLFDLMTSIISGGRLIVLPRDEIMDYDSLTTALERATVVHIGPNLLRGLVFYIKKNYPTYQRFAGLRHVSSGGDIVPAELLEELKIIFPRAEIYVIYGCTEIACMGCCYLIPRDTLVERSYIGKPFRGTKVILLGDDGKQVTNGEIGEICFQGPGVMKGYLNREKLTSNTFVKIGGSTYFRTGDLGRIHSSGNLEYLGRRDFQIKLRGQRLELVELESHLRQAPGVRDAVVTANKIGVGDKRLIAYITLEDPNNFSLDAIRAYLHDRLPDYMQPSGWIILESIPLNENFKIARNALPPATLENLIITDTYVAPRNEIERILTTIWQNVLDIPQVGINDNFFNIGGNSLIAMNISMIAAEKGLEVSPLQMAHTPTIAGLVEAGLGQYSELDGCVPNNLSFGSLPELPPFILRFLYERGCQTPHHWNISRILVAKRRLAFELLEKTFRYLGDRHDALRLRFDLDGDRWQARVLKTSKDTLACKTVDLSNLSPEKQVEAIAEVAKVYQREINLTNGPIAYMVLFDLGKKQPQELFFVVHHFAMDVISWKIFWLEFELAYQRLEATSEITLSTLPVSFKTWTQVLRQYANSPTVETDVQKWIRQPWSEVPTLPKDLSDERSVNTNSSAEVVRFALSEWQTETLMRSGTYELDVEHILISSLATALNQWQESGFIYFDRLVHGRNVGLSESNLSRTIGCIISYSPTLLRIDTRASAGNILLDVAQQMEQLRDSGTSIDLYRYLGSNPALVKSLKELPQAEVLFNYRGKVDDILERSSVFDGTRAIAGLDHNPEGLRQYPLAIVIDIIDRQLEVRCVYSANIHKRESIVALCAEFLDRIVSMQCEAARRSHLEIFNHELKD, from the coding sequence ATGACAATACAAGAATATTTAAATCCCAAGATATTTCCGCACCAATCTCATTTTCAAGCTCCGCTTCACACCATTTTTGAGCGGATCGCACGAGAGCAGCCAAACAAGAATGCAGTGTCTTTTGTTGAGGAACATTTGACATATGGGGAACTGAATGAAAAAGCCAATGAACTAGCTCATTGGTTGATATTTAAAGGAATTAAAGCTGAACGTTGCGTTGCGGTATGCCTTAGACCTGGTTGGGAAATTATCGTCGCTTTGCTCGCCATTCAGAAAGCAGGTGGAGTTTATCTGCCCATAGATCCAGATTATCCTAAGGTGAGAATTCAAAGTATTGTTGAAGATGCAGGGGTTGATTTAACCATAGCTCAAGATGATGTCATTAAGAATCTCGGTGACGTTCTTGTCCGTCCCTATACCCTCCAACAGACGAAGTCTATATCGGATGTTGCTAGACGCGATAATCCGCGAGTTGACATTGACGAACAGAATACTGCATACATTTTTTATACTTCTGGCACTACTGGTCAACCGAAAGGAATTGCTATCAACTACAAAAGTTTAGCCTACTACGTACTTTCGGCAATAAGTCAATTTGGAATGACTCCGAAGGATACGACACTAACCATTGCCAAGTTTTCGTTTAGCATCAGCTTGTTTGACCTGATGACAAGTATTATCTCTGGTGGACGGTTAATAGTTCTACCGAGGGATGAAATTATGGACTATGATAGCTTAACAACCGCCTTAGAGAGAGCAACCGTTGTCCACATTGGTCCAAATCTATTAAGAGGGTTGGTTTTTTACATCAAAAAGAATTACCCGACCTATCAGCGGTTTGCTGGGCTGCGACACGTTTCGTCGGGTGGAGATATCGTACCTGCGGAGTTATTAGAAGAACTTAAGATTATTTTCCCTCGGGCGGAAATCTATGTGATTTATGGATGTACGGAAATTGCCTGTATGGGTTGCTGCTATTTGATCCCTCGGGATACCTTGGTCGAAAGATCATACATTGGCAAACCCTTTAGAGGAACGAAAGTGATCCTGTTGGGTGACGACGGGAAACAAGTAACCAATGGTGAGATAGGAGAAATTTGTTTTCAAGGACCCGGTGTAATGAAGGGTTACTTGAATAGAGAGAAATTGACTAGCAATACGTTCGTAAAAATTGGTGGTTCAACTTATTTCAGGACGGGCGATCTTGGTCGAATACATTCTTCTGGGAATTTGGAGTATCTTGGTCGACGGGATTTCCAAATAAAGCTTAGAGGTCAGCGCCTTGAACTGGTCGAACTCGAAAGTCACTTGAGGCAAGCACCGGGAGTGCGCGATGCAGTTGTTACAGCTAATAAAATTGGAGTTGGCGACAAACGCCTGATTGCCTATATTACTCTTGAAGACCCAAATAATTTTTCCCTGGACGCAATTCGTGCTTACTTACACGATCGCTTACCCGATTATATGCAGCCGTCTGGTTGGATTATTTTAGAAAGTATACCGCTCAATGAAAATTTCAAAATTGCGCGCAATGCACTGCCACCAGCAACCCTAGAAAATTTAATTATTACAGATACCTATGTCGCACCACGTAATGAAATAGAGCGAATCCTCACAACAATTTGGCAGAATGTACTAGATATTCCGCAAGTGGGCATAAACGATAATTTTTTCAATATCGGTGGTAATTCCCTGATCGCCATGAATATAAGCATGATAGCAGCAGAGAAGGGGCTAGAAGTCTCCCCGTTGCAGATGGCACATACGCCAACTATTGCTGGACTGGTTGAAGCAGGCTTGGGGCAATACTCTGAGTTAGATGGCTGTGTGCCAAACAATCTCTCTTTTGGCTCTTTACCCGAACTGCCACCATTTATCTTGCGGTTCTTATACGAACGAGGCTGCCAGACACCCCATCATTGGAATATCTCCAGGATATTGGTTGCCAAAAGACGTCTTGCTTTCGAGTTGCTGGAAAAGACGTTTCGTTATCTCGGCGATCGCCATGATGCTTTGAGGCTTCGCTTCGATCTTGATGGTGATCGTTGGCAGGCTAGGGTCTTAAAAACATCTAAAGACACCCTCGCTTGTAAAACAGTCGATTTATCTAATCTATCGCCAGAAAAACAGGTCGAAGCAATAGCCGAAGTCGCCAAAGTTTATCAGAGAGAGATCAACCTAACCAATGGGCCTATTGCCTATATGGTTTTGTTTGACCTAGGAAAAAAGCAGCCACAAGAATTATTTTTTGTGGTGCATCATTTCGCGATGGATGTTATCTCCTGGAAGATTTTTTGGCTTGAATTTGAGTTAGCGTACCAACGGCTTGAAGCAACAAGTGAAATTACTTTGTCTACCTTGCCAGTATCCTTTAAAACTTGGACGCAGGTTTTGCGGCAATATGCTAATTCACCGACAGTAGAGACGGATGTTCAAAAATGGATTCGACAACCTTGGTCGGAAGTGCCGACCTTACCAAAGGATCTCAGCGACGAACGCAGTGTGAATACCAATAGTTCTGCGGAGGTTGTACGCTTCGCGCTGTCGGAATGGCAGACCGAAACTCTAATGCGGAGTGGAACTTACGAACTTGATGTCGAACATATCTTGATTAGTAGTCTTGCAACAGCACTCAATCAGTGGCAAGAAAGCGGTTTTATATATTTTGATCGCTTAGTACACGGACGAAATGTTGGTCTGTCGGAATCTAACTTAAGCAGAACTATAGGTTGCATTATCAGCTACTCGCCTACACTTTTGAGAATCGATACGCGGGCATCTGCAGGTAATATTTTACTTGACGTTGCCCAACAGATGGAACAACTAAGAGACTCAGGAACAAGTATCGACTTGTACAGATATCTAGGGTCAAATCCCGCCCTTGTTAAGAGCTTGAAAGAACTACCACAGGCAGAAGTTCTCTTCAACTATCGCGGTAAGGTTGACGATATTCTAGAAAGAAGTAGTGTTTTCGATGGGACGCGCGCAATCGCCGGTTTAGATCACAATCCCGAAGGCCTCAGACAGTATCCGCTGGCGATCGTTATTGATATTATCGATCGCCAACTAGAAGTCCGATGCGTGTACAGCGCAAACATCCATAAGCGGGAAAGCATTGTCGCCTTATGTGCTGAGTTTTTGGATCGGATAGTAAGTATGCAGTGCGAGGCAGCGAGACGTTCTCACCTCGAAATTTTCAACCACGAGTTGAAAGACTGA